One window of Atribacter laminatus genomic DNA carries:
- a CDS encoding class I SAM-dependent methyltransferase, with protein sequence MITKLNVELGDVQKTLFLPLWGRAMESKKPHPLLIDDLAVKIIDSVNFDFSLMTRNLDDITQIAWIKRSLIGDQIIKKFINLTPKGTIVNIGCGLDTTFERIDNDYLIWYDLDLPDVIELRRKFIKEGARRKFIASSFLEKAWLSEIEIKEKALFIAVGILYYFQEQEIRDFIITLVNTFPGSELLVDVCSPLGMKIANKKVIESSGLDKKSNLVWGLKNKKDILAWDERIKLLGTYYYFRDHHFKGIRNQFMGFLSDLLGIQYVIHFQLGKQQQTQ encoded by the coding sequence ATGATAACAAAATTAAATGTTGAGTTGGGTGATGTTCAGAAAACCTTATTCTTACCGCTTTGGGGTCGAGCTATGGAATCAAAAAAACCTCACCCTCTGCTCATTGATGACCTGGCAGTGAAAATCATTGATTCAGTCAATTTCGACTTTTCATTGATGACCAGGAACCTGGATGATATAACCCAAATTGCCTGGATCAAACGAAGCCTCATCGGTGATCAAATTATCAAAAAATTCATCAATCTCACTCCAAAAGGAACCATTGTCAATATTGGTTGCGGCCTGGATACGACTTTTGAAAGAATCGATAATGACTATTTAATTTGGTATGATTTGGATTTACCCGATGTCATTGAATTAAGAAGAAAGTTCATTAAAGAAGGCGCAAGAAGAAAGTTCATTGCCTCTTCTTTTTTAGAAAAAGCATGGTTGAGCGAAATTGAAATCAAAGAAAAGGCTTTGTTCATTGCCGTAGGAATATTGTATTACTTTCAGGAACAAGAAATTAGAGATTTTATAATTACGCTGGTGAATACTTTTCCCGGAAGTGAATTATTGGTTGACGTCTGCTCGCCCCTTGGAATGAAAATAGCCAATAAAAAGGTTATAGAAAGCTCAGGTTTAGACAAAAAATCGAATTTGGTATGGGGATTGAAAAATAAAAAAGATATTTTAGCCTGGGATGAGAGAATCAAATTACTAGGCACTTATTACTATTTCCGAGACCATCATTTCAAAGGAATTCGTAACCAGTTTATGGGATTTCTTTCAGATTTATTGGGAATACAGTATGTGATTCATTTTCAGTTGGGGAAGCAACAACAAACTCAGTGA